A stretch of Agelaius phoeniceus isolate bAgePho1 chromosome 30, bAgePho1.hap1, whole genome shotgun sequence DNA encodes these proteins:
- the CYP21A2 gene encoding steroid 21-hydroxylase isoform X5, with protein MAAAALLLGLLSLLLSLSLLSRLSRLSRRGDGRGPRWGALHLLHPQGALHLSRLARRHGPVLRLRAGGREVLVPSSVATIREALVRHWGDWLGRPHSYLGSLVSRGGRDLALGGPCPGWRRQRGAVRGALARAGGRLGPLLWLQGQNLCEELRSHGEAPLDPFEVFTFHTCSTIARLLFGELVPPPGELRAFSRCLGELLQVWGHSSVRVLDLLPLLRALPNPGLRKLLQLVQHRDTFVETQIQRHQACPSPPPDTVLGALLGRDPGARGGPLSPPRLHMALVDLFIGGTETTAAALGWAVAFLLHRPELQARLRAELQGAQGPPGPGDVGRLPLLQATVSETLRLRPPAPLALPHCALRHTSRVQENPAEPNRPQRVPLRPIRSQYGPVLGGSPWRPALSWSPTCWQPNRTLTSGSTLRSSCPSGSWRRAPPRGRCCRSAAGRDRARGRGWRGPSSSCSWG; from the exons ATGgcggctgcggcgctgctgctgggcctgctgtcgctgctgctgtcGCTGTCGCTGCTGTCGCGGCTGTCGCGACTGTCGCGGCGCGGCGATGGGCGCGGCCCGCGCTGGGGCGCGCTGCACCTGCTGCACCCGCAGGGGGCGCTGCACCTGAGCCGCCTGGCGCGGCGGCACGGGCCCGTGCTGCGCCTGCGCGCGGGAGGTCGCG AAGTGCTGGTGCCGAGCTCGGTGGCGACCATCCGCGAGGCGCTGGTCCGGCACTGGGGGGACTGGCTGGGGCGCCCCCACAGTTATCTAG GGTCGCTGGTGTCACGGGGGGGCCGGGACCTGGCACTGGGAggcccctgccctggctggcgGCGGCAGCGGGGAGCAGTTCGGGGGGCACTGGCACGGGCTGGGGGGCGTCTCGGGCCCCTCCTTTGGCTGCAGGGCCAGAACTTGTGTGAG GAGCTGCGTTCACATGGGGAGGCCCCCCTGGACCCCTTTGAGGTGTTCACCTtccacacctgcagcaccaTCGCACGCCTCCTCTTTGGGGAGCTG gtgcccccTCCAGGGGAGCTCCGGGCCTTCTCGCGCtgcctgggggagctgctgcaggtctgGGGGCACAGCAGTGTTCGGGTGCTGgacctgctgcccctgctgcgG gccctgcccaaCCCGGGACTGCGGAAGCTGCTGCAGCTTGTCCAGCACCGTGACACGTTTGTGGAGACCCAGATCCAGCGGCACCAG GCatgcccctcccctcccccggACACAGTTctgggggcactgctggggcgtGATCCTGGGGCACGGGGgggccccctgagccccccccgGCTGCACATGGCGCTGGTGGACCTGTTCATTGGGGGCACCGAGACCACGGCTGCGGCTCTGGGTTGGGCTGTGGCCTTCCTGCTGCACCGCCCCGAG ctgcaggcGCGGCTGCGGGCGGAGCtgcagggggcacagggaccaCCCGGGCCAGGGGACGTGGGGCGCCTGCCCCTTCTTCAGGCCACCGTCAGCGAGACCCTGCGGCTGCGACCCCCTGCGCCCCTGGCGCTGCCCCACTGCGCCCTGCGCCACACCAG TAGGGTCCAGGAGAACCCAGCAGAGCCCAATAGACCCCAGCGAGTCCCACTAAGACCCATCAGGTCCCAGTATGGCCCGG TCTTGGGGGGCTCCCCGTGGCGGCCGGCACTGTCCTGGTCCCCAACCTGCTGGCAGCCCAACAGGACCCTGACATCTGGCAGCACCCTGAGGTCTTCCTGCCCG
- the CYP21A2 gene encoding steroid 21-hydroxylase isoform X3, whose translation MAAAALLLGLLSLLLSLSLLSRLSRLSRRGDGRGPRWGALHLLHPQGALHLSRLARRHGPVLRLRAGGREVLVPSSVATIREALVRHWGDWLGRPHSYLGSLVSRGGRDLALGGPCPGWRRQRGAVRGALARAGGRLGPLLWLQGQNLCEVPPPGELRAFSRCLGELLQVWGHSSVRVLDLLPLLRALPNPGLRKLLQLVQHRDTFVETQIQRHQACPSPPPDTVLGALLGRDPGARGGPLSPPRLHMALVDLFIGGTETTAAALGWAVAFLLHRPELQARLRAELQGAQGPPGPGDVGRLPLLQATVSETLRLRPPAPLALPHCALRHTSRVQENPAEPNRPQRVPLRPIRSQYGPVLGGSPWRPALSWSPTCWQPNRTLTSGSTLRSSCPVCGYACTLSAPPNSWVSSNIKLGSPSHGVFPDSWVSWEHLGVMSAPPMPEPPKPHSPSPKPVVPPPIPCVPPKTCSSPLPPPPLPPNP comes from the exons ATGgcggctgcggcgctgctgctgggcctgctgtcgctgctgctgtcGCTGTCGCTGCTGTCGCGGCTGTCGCGACTGTCGCGGCGCGGCGATGGGCGCGGCCCGCGCTGGGGCGCGCTGCACCTGCTGCACCCGCAGGGGGCGCTGCACCTGAGCCGCCTGGCGCGGCGGCACGGGCCCGTGCTGCGCCTGCGCGCGGGAGGTCGCG AAGTGCTGGTGCCGAGCTCGGTGGCGACCATCCGCGAGGCGCTGGTCCGGCACTGGGGGGACTGGCTGGGGCGCCCCCACAGTTATCTAG GGTCGCTGGTGTCACGGGGGGGCCGGGACCTGGCACTGGGAggcccctgccctggctggcgGCGGCAGCGGGGAGCAGTTCGGGGGGCACTGGCACGGGCTGGGGGGCGTCTCGGGCCCCTCCTTTGGCTGCAGGGCCAGAACTTGTGTGAG gtgcccccTCCAGGGGAGCTCCGGGCCTTCTCGCGCtgcctgggggagctgctgcaggtctgGGGGCACAGCAGTGTTCGGGTGCTGgacctgctgcccctgctgcgG gccctgcccaaCCCGGGACTGCGGAAGCTGCTGCAGCTTGTCCAGCACCGTGACACGTTTGTGGAGACCCAGATCCAGCGGCACCAG GCatgcccctcccctcccccggACACAGTTctgggggcactgctggggcgtGATCCTGGGGCACGGGGgggccccctgagccccccccgGCTGCACATGGCGCTGGTGGACCTGTTCATTGGGGGCACCGAGACCACGGCTGCGGCTCTGGGTTGGGCTGTGGCCTTCCTGCTGCACCGCCCCGAG ctgcaggcGCGGCTGCGGGCGGAGCtgcagggggcacagggaccaCCCGGGCCAGGGGACGTGGGGCGCCTGCCCCTTCTTCAGGCCACCGTCAGCGAGACCCTGCGGCTGCGACCCCCTGCGCCCCTGGCGCTGCCCCACTGCGCCCTGCGCCACACCAG TAGGGTCCAGGAGAACCCAGCAGAGCCCAATAGACCCCAGCGAGTCCCACTAAGACCCATCAGGTCCCAGTATGGCCCGG TCTTGGGGGGCTCCCCGTGGCGGCCGGCACTGTCCTGGTCCCCAACCTGCTGGCAGCCCAACAGGACCCTGACATCTGGCAGCACCCTGAGGTCTTCCTGCCCGGTATGTGGATATGCCTGCACTCTGAGTGCCCCCCCGAACTCCTGGGTTTCCTCAAACATCAAACTGGGTTCCCCCAGCCACGGGGTTTTCCCTGATTCCTGGGTATCCTGGGAACACCTTGGTGTCATGAGTGCCCCCCCGATGCCTGAAccacccaaaccccacagcccctcccccaaACCTGTGGTTCCCCCCCCCATCCCCTGTGTACCCCCCAAAACCTGTTCCTCCCCTCTAcctcccccccccctccccccaaacccctga
- the CYP21A2 gene encoding steroid 21-hydroxylase isoform X2 — MAAAALLLGLLSLLLSLSLLSRLSRLSRRGDGRGPRWGALHLLHPQGALHLSRLARRHGPVLRLRAGGREVLVPSSVATIREALVRHWGDWLGRPHSYLGSLVSRGGRDLALGGPCPGWRRQRGAVRGALARAGGRLGPLLWLQGQNLCEELRSHGEAPLDPFEVPPPGELRAFSRCLGELLQVWGHSSVRVLDLLPLLRALPNPGLRKLLQLVQHRDTFVETQIQRHQACPSPPPDTVLGALLGRDPGARGGPLSPPRLHMALVDLFIGGTETTAAALGWAVAFLLHRPELQARLRAELQGAQGPPGPGDVGRLPLLQATVSETLRLRPPAPLALPHCALRHTSRVQENPAEPNRPQRVPLRPIRSQYGPVLGGSPWRPALSWSPTCWQPNRTLTSGSTLRSSCPVCGYACTLSAPPNSWVSSNIKLGSPSHGVFPDSWVSWEHLGVMSAPPMPEPPKPHSPSPKPVVPPPIPCVPPKTCSSPLPPPPLPPNP; from the exons ATGgcggctgcggcgctgctgctgggcctgctgtcgctgctgctgtcGCTGTCGCTGCTGTCGCGGCTGTCGCGACTGTCGCGGCGCGGCGATGGGCGCGGCCCGCGCTGGGGCGCGCTGCACCTGCTGCACCCGCAGGGGGCGCTGCACCTGAGCCGCCTGGCGCGGCGGCACGGGCCCGTGCTGCGCCTGCGCGCGGGAGGTCGCG AAGTGCTGGTGCCGAGCTCGGTGGCGACCATCCGCGAGGCGCTGGTCCGGCACTGGGGGGACTGGCTGGGGCGCCCCCACAGTTATCTAG GGTCGCTGGTGTCACGGGGGGGCCGGGACCTGGCACTGGGAggcccctgccctggctggcgGCGGCAGCGGGGAGCAGTTCGGGGGGCACTGGCACGGGCTGGGGGGCGTCTCGGGCCCCTCCTTTGGCTGCAGGGCCAGAACTTGTGTGAG GAGCTGCGTTCACATGGGGAGGCCCCCCTGGACCCCTTTGAG gtgcccccTCCAGGGGAGCTCCGGGCCTTCTCGCGCtgcctgggggagctgctgcaggtctgGGGGCACAGCAGTGTTCGGGTGCTGgacctgctgcccctgctgcgG gccctgcccaaCCCGGGACTGCGGAAGCTGCTGCAGCTTGTCCAGCACCGTGACACGTTTGTGGAGACCCAGATCCAGCGGCACCAG GCatgcccctcccctcccccggACACAGTTctgggggcactgctggggcgtGATCCTGGGGCACGGGGgggccccctgagccccccccgGCTGCACATGGCGCTGGTGGACCTGTTCATTGGGGGCACCGAGACCACGGCTGCGGCTCTGGGTTGGGCTGTGGCCTTCCTGCTGCACCGCCCCGAG ctgcaggcGCGGCTGCGGGCGGAGCtgcagggggcacagggaccaCCCGGGCCAGGGGACGTGGGGCGCCTGCCCCTTCTTCAGGCCACCGTCAGCGAGACCCTGCGGCTGCGACCCCCTGCGCCCCTGGCGCTGCCCCACTGCGCCCTGCGCCACACCAG TAGGGTCCAGGAGAACCCAGCAGAGCCCAATAGACCCCAGCGAGTCCCACTAAGACCCATCAGGTCCCAGTATGGCCCGG TCTTGGGGGGCTCCCCGTGGCGGCCGGCACTGTCCTGGTCCCCAACCTGCTGGCAGCCCAACAGGACCCTGACATCTGGCAGCACCCTGAGGTCTTCCTGCCCGGTATGTGGATATGCCTGCACTCTGAGTGCCCCCCCGAACTCCTGGGTTTCCTCAAACATCAAACTGGGTTCCCCCAGCCACGGGGTTTTCCCTGATTCCTGGGTATCCTGGGAACACCTTGGTGTCATGAGTGCCCCCCCGATGCCTGAAccacccaaaccccacagcccctcccccaaACCTGTGGTTCCCCCCCCCATCCCCTGTGTACCCCCCAAAACCTGTTCCTCCCCTCTAcctcccccccccctccccccaaacccctga
- the CYP21A2 gene encoding steroid 21-hydroxylase isoform X1 has translation MAAAALLLGLLSLLLSLSLLSRLSRLSRRGDGRGPRWGALHLLHPQGALHLSRLARRHGPVLRLRAGGREVLVPSSVATIREALVRHWGDWLGRPHSYLGSLVSRGGRDLALGGPCPGWRRQRGAVRGALARAGGRLGPLLWLQGQNLCEELRSHGEAPLDPFEVFTFHTCSTIARLLFGELVPPPGELRAFSRCLGELLQVWGHSSVRVLDLLPLLRALPNPGLRKLLQLVQHRDTFVETQIQRHQACPSPPPDTVLGALLGRDPGARGGPLSPPRLHMALVDLFIGGTETTAAALGWAVAFLLHRPELQARLRAELQGAQGPPGPGDVGRLPLLQATVSETLRLRPPAPLALPHCALRHTSRVQENPAEPNRPQRVPLRPIRSQYGPVLGGSPWRPALSWSPTCWQPNRTLTSGSTLRSSCPVCGYACTLSAPPNSWVSSNIKLGSPSHGVFPDSWVSWEHLGVMSAPPMPEPPKPHSPSPKPVVPPPIPCVPPKTCSSPLPPPPLPPNP, from the exons ATGgcggctgcggcgctgctgctgggcctgctgtcgctgctgctgtcGCTGTCGCTGCTGTCGCGGCTGTCGCGACTGTCGCGGCGCGGCGATGGGCGCGGCCCGCGCTGGGGCGCGCTGCACCTGCTGCACCCGCAGGGGGCGCTGCACCTGAGCCGCCTGGCGCGGCGGCACGGGCCCGTGCTGCGCCTGCGCGCGGGAGGTCGCG AAGTGCTGGTGCCGAGCTCGGTGGCGACCATCCGCGAGGCGCTGGTCCGGCACTGGGGGGACTGGCTGGGGCGCCCCCACAGTTATCTAG GGTCGCTGGTGTCACGGGGGGGCCGGGACCTGGCACTGGGAggcccctgccctggctggcgGCGGCAGCGGGGAGCAGTTCGGGGGGCACTGGCACGGGCTGGGGGGCGTCTCGGGCCCCTCCTTTGGCTGCAGGGCCAGAACTTGTGTGAG GAGCTGCGTTCACATGGGGAGGCCCCCCTGGACCCCTTTGAGGTGTTCACCTtccacacctgcagcaccaTCGCACGCCTCCTCTTTGGGGAGCTG gtgcccccTCCAGGGGAGCTCCGGGCCTTCTCGCGCtgcctgggggagctgctgcaggtctgGGGGCACAGCAGTGTTCGGGTGCTGgacctgctgcccctgctgcgG gccctgcccaaCCCGGGACTGCGGAAGCTGCTGCAGCTTGTCCAGCACCGTGACACGTTTGTGGAGACCCAGATCCAGCGGCACCAG GCatgcccctcccctcccccggACACAGTTctgggggcactgctggggcgtGATCCTGGGGCACGGGGgggccccctgagccccccccgGCTGCACATGGCGCTGGTGGACCTGTTCATTGGGGGCACCGAGACCACGGCTGCGGCTCTGGGTTGGGCTGTGGCCTTCCTGCTGCACCGCCCCGAG ctgcaggcGCGGCTGCGGGCGGAGCtgcagggggcacagggaccaCCCGGGCCAGGGGACGTGGGGCGCCTGCCCCTTCTTCAGGCCACCGTCAGCGAGACCCTGCGGCTGCGACCCCCTGCGCCCCTGGCGCTGCCCCACTGCGCCCTGCGCCACACCAG TAGGGTCCAGGAGAACCCAGCAGAGCCCAATAGACCCCAGCGAGTCCCACTAAGACCCATCAGGTCCCAGTATGGCCCGG TCTTGGGGGGCTCCCCGTGGCGGCCGGCACTGTCCTGGTCCCCAACCTGCTGGCAGCCCAACAGGACCCTGACATCTGGCAGCACCCTGAGGTCTTCCTGCCCGGTATGTGGATATGCCTGCACTCTGAGTGCCCCCCCGAACTCCTGGGTTTCCTCAAACATCAAACTGGGTTCCCCCAGCCACGGGGTTTTCCCTGATTCCTGGGTATCCTGGGAACACCTTGGTGTCATGAGTGCCCCCCCGATGCCTGAAccacccaaaccccacagcccctcccccaaACCTGTGGTTCCCCCCCCCATCCCCTGTGTACCCCCCAAAACCTGTTCCTCCCCTCTAcctcccccccccctccccccaaacccctga